A region of Rhizobium sp. CCGE531 DNA encodes the following proteins:
- a CDS encoding pyridoxal phosphate-dependent aminotransferase, translated as MTAAAAILKEKGIDVIALSQGEPDFDTPEAVQDAGIAAIRNGNTRYTPVAGVKPLREAIREKLARDNGLDYDIEQITVGCGAKQIVFNALFASLDPGDEVIIPAPCWVSYPDMVRLAGGEPVLVPCHEHFGFKLKPVDLEAAITPRTKWLMLNSPNNPTGAVYSKSDLAALAEVLRKHKQVHVLADDIYEKLVYGVRFATMAEAARDLIDRVLTVNGVSKSSAMTGWRLGYGAGPKDLIKAMNTIEGQTSSHTSSISQYAAIEAIAGDQSYIETFVSEFRKRRDFVVEKINEADGLKCRTPDGAFYVFVNCEGVIGKVTPQGTVIADDMNFAMYLLEQFGVAVVPGSGFMASPFIRISYAASIEELQQACGRILAACEALSKSETSYEQRKATA; from the coding sequence ATGACGGCCGCAGCCGCCATCCTGAAGGAAAAGGGCATCGATGTCATTGCTCTGAGTCAGGGCGAGCCGGATTTCGACACCCCTGAAGCCGTCCAGGACGCGGGGATCGCGGCAATCAGAAACGGCAACACCCGATATACGCCGGTCGCCGGAGTCAAGCCGCTGCGCGAGGCGATCCGTGAGAAGCTCGCGCGCGATAACGGGCTCGACTACGATATCGAGCAGATCACCGTCGGCTGCGGCGCCAAGCAGATCGTCTTCAATGCGCTCTTTGCCAGCCTCGACCCCGGTGACGAGGTGATCATCCCGGCGCCTTGCTGGGTGTCCTATCCGGACATGGTTCGGCTGGCAGGCGGCGAGCCGGTTCTCGTCCCATGCCACGAACACTTCGGCTTCAAGCTGAAACCGGTCGATCTTGAGGCGGCGATCACGCCGCGCACAAAGTGGCTGATGCTGAACTCGCCCAACAATCCGACGGGCGCGGTCTACTCCAAGTCCGACCTTGCCGCTCTGGCCGAGGTGCTTCGCAAGCACAAACAGGTGCATGTGCTAGCCGACGACATCTACGAGAAGCTGGTTTACGGCGTACGCTTTGCCACGATGGCCGAAGCCGCTCGCGACCTGATCGATCGCGTCCTGACGGTCAACGGCGTTTCGAAGTCGAGCGCGATGACCGGCTGGCGGCTCGGCTATGGCGCCGGGCCCAAGGACCTGATCAAGGCGATGAACACGATCGAGGGCCAGACGTCATCGCATACGAGTTCGATCTCCCAATATGCCGCGATCGAAGCGATCGCAGGAGATCAGAGCTATATCGAGACCTTCGTTTCCGAGTTCCGCAAGCGCCGCGATTTCGTGGTCGAGAAGATCAACGAGGCTGACGGCCTTAAATGCCGGACGCCGGATGGCGCCTTCTATGTTTTCGTCAACTGCGAAGGCGTAATCGGCAAGGTCACTCCTCAGGGCACGGTCATTGCAGACGATATGAATTTTGCGATGTACCTGCTGGAGCAGTTCGGCGTCGCCGTCGTTCCGGGCTCAGGCTTCATGGCCTCACCCTTTATCCGCATCTCCTACGCCGCATCGATCGAAGAGCTGCAGCAGGCCTGCGGCCGCATCCTTGCAGCCTGCGAAGCCCTTTCCAAAAGCGAGACCAGTTATGAGCAACGCAAAGCAACTGCGTAA
- a CDS encoding ABC transporter permease codes for MPFAVIASLIWIGLTVLVALLANQIAPYQYTALDLPNRLSSPFHPQHWLGTDELGRDVLSRLIFSVRISALVALGATLISACFGTTMGFVAAHFRGRVEQLILMLADFQAAMPFLILSLSVLAFFGNALPLFIGLMGLYGWERYARISRGLAIAASAQGYAGAVRQLGASPFRVYLRHILPNISSTLIVSMTLTFPEIILMESSLSFLGLGVQPPMTSLGNMVGYGREYMTRAPWIMFAPAALIVTTTLSISLLGDWLRDRLDKGLQ; via the coding sequence ATGCCCTTCGCAGTCATCGCCAGCCTCATCTGGATCGGCCTCACCGTGCTGGTTGCATTGCTCGCCAACCAGATCGCGCCTTACCAATATACGGCTCTTGACCTGCCAAACCGTCTGTCCTCGCCTTTTCATCCGCAGCATTGGCTTGGAACAGACGAGCTCGGTCGCGATGTGCTGTCGCGATTGATCTTCTCTGTTCGGATCTCAGCTCTGGTCGCTCTCGGGGCGACGCTGATCTCCGCCTGCTTCGGGACGACCATGGGCTTTGTCGCGGCGCACTTTCGCGGGCGCGTCGAGCAGTTGATCCTGATGCTGGCCGATTTCCAGGCAGCCATGCCGTTTCTGATCCTTTCGCTTTCGGTGCTGGCATTTTTCGGCAATGCTTTGCCGCTCTTCATTGGACTGATGGGCCTTTACGGTTGGGAGCGTTATGCCCGCATCTCACGCGGGCTTGCGATCGCGGCGAGCGCGCAAGGATATGCTGGCGCGGTTCGTCAGTTGGGCGCAAGCCCGTTCCGCGTTTATCTGCGTCATATCCTGCCGAACATCTCCTCCACGCTCATTGTGTCGATGACGCTGACCTTTCCGGAAATCATTCTCATGGAAAGCAGCCTGTCGTTCCTCGGCCTCGGCGTTCAGCCGCCAATGACGAGCCTCGGTAACATGGTCGGCTATGGCCGGGAATACATGACCCGCGCACCCTGGATCATGTTTGCGCCTGCGGCGCTGATCGTCACGACGACGCTCTCGATCAGCTTGTTGGGGGACTGGTTGCGCGACCGACTGGACAAGGGACTGCAGTGA
- a CDS encoding membrane dipeptidase yields the protein MRSIRDDAVEIIRSSFVFDCLSLNYVLDKPYAEACLDAGVNATNVTFAAEQDWESTLRSFETFLRKIEANPLLHLALNSSDIERAAKDGKLAVMPGTQGASMIDDQLWRVSLLFRLGLRFIGLTYSQSNKLGSGCGELNDAGLSFLGKDFIAAVNELPMFLDLSHTGHQSRRQAIELATNPTFTHANAFSVTPNDRNVKDDELSAVVAKGGMIGLCCVTRTVRKTQATVSDLIDHADHITSHFGFSSCGLGLDYSDGLIASKTQPPESIRWRSLRPDIWGTNDDFFNLKYPQGVETIAGLCNITATLIDRGYSRDEIEAILGGNWLRSIRRVVG from the coding sequence ATGCGATCAATTCGCGACGATGCCGTCGAAATTATCAGGAGCAGCTTCGTGTTCGACTGTCTGTCGCTCAATTATGTCCTTGACAAGCCTTATGCAGAGGCTTGCCTCGACGCCGGTGTCAACGCGACAAACGTTACCTTCGCGGCGGAACAGGATTGGGAAAGCACGCTGAGATCTTTCGAAACCTTTCTTCGCAAGATCGAGGCCAACCCACTGCTTCATTTAGCGCTGAACAGCTCCGACATCGAGAGAGCAGCAAAGGACGGAAAGCTGGCGGTCATGCCGGGCACGCAGGGAGCCTCGATGATCGATGATCAACTCTGGAGAGTGTCCCTGCTTTTTCGCCTTGGGCTCCGGTTCATCGGACTGACCTATTCGCAGTCGAATAAGCTGGGCTCCGGTTGTGGGGAACTGAATGACGCGGGCTTAAGCTTCCTGGGAAAGGACTTCATCGCAGCGGTCAACGAATTGCCGATGTTTCTGGACCTGTCGCATACCGGTCATCAATCCCGCCGGCAGGCAATAGAACTTGCGACCAATCCGACGTTCACCCATGCCAATGCCTTTTCGGTCACGCCTAACGATCGAAATGTAAAGGACGATGAACTGAGTGCGGTTGTCGCAAAGGGCGGAATGATCGGCCTTTGCTGCGTGACGCGCACGGTTCGAAAAACCCAAGCCACGGTATCGGACCTGATCGATCATGCGGATCACATAACGTCCCATTTTGGCTTCTCATCGTGTGGCCTTGGTCTTGATTACAGCGATGGCTTGATCGCCTCCAAGACCCAACCGCCCGAATCCATTCGCTGGCGATCGCTGAGGCCCGATATCTGGGGGACGAACGACGACTTCTTCAATCTCAAATATCCGCAGGGTGTCGAAACGATCGCGGGGCTTTGCAATATCACAGCTACTCTCATCGACCGCGGATATTCGCGCGATGAGATCGAAGCGATCCTCGGGGGAAACTGGCTGCGGTCCATTCGCAGGGTCGTCGGATAG
- a CDS encoding isocitrate lyase/phosphoenolpyruvate mutase family protein, which yields MSNAKQLRNRMAERGLVHIMAAHSPLSAILAEEAGFDGIWASGFELSALYGLADMSLITMTQHLDMLRAIAGQSSLPIVADIDTGYGNALNVIHAIREYEKAGTAAVVIEDKTFPKVTSLAADGRQELLRIEEYQGKIEAAVASRTDPDFLVIARTEALIAGLGEKEALTRGLAYAEAGADMILIHSKKKDAAEIESFSRAWKGPVPLVIVPNAYPELDATRIRALGNIQMTIYGNYGIRAATTAMQDTFRRIIADGGVQNVHSDIVPVEEIFRLQKMDRVKLDEKRFLR from the coding sequence ATGAGCAACGCAAAGCAACTGCGTAACCGCATGGCCGAACGCGGCCTCGTCCATATCATGGCCGCCCACAGCCCGCTTTCAGCCATTCTCGCTGAAGAGGCGGGTTTCGACGGCATCTGGGCATCCGGCTTCGAACTGTCGGCGCTCTATGGCCTTGCAGACATGAGCCTGATTACGATGACCCAGCATCTTGACATGTTGCGTGCCATCGCCGGTCAGTCGTCCCTGCCGATCGTTGCCGACATCGACACGGGATATGGCAACGCACTGAATGTCATCCATGCCATTCGCGAATATGAGAAAGCGGGTACGGCTGCCGTCGTGATCGAAGACAAGACCTTCCCGAAGGTCACCAGTCTTGCCGCCGATGGCCGCCAGGAACTGCTGCGTATCGAGGAGTACCAGGGCAAGATCGAGGCCGCGGTCGCATCGCGCACCGACCCGGATTTCCTTGTCATCGCCCGCACGGAAGCCCTGATCGCCGGCCTTGGCGAAAAGGAGGCGCTGACGCGTGGCCTCGCCTATGCCGAGGCCGGGGCGGACATGATCCTGATTCACTCCAAGAAAAAGGACGCGGCCGAGATCGAGAGCTTCTCGCGGGCTTGGAAGGGGCCTGTCCCGCTAGTCATCGTTCCCAACGCCTACCCGGAACTCGATGCCACGCGCATTCGCGCGCTCGGCAATATCCAGATGACCATCTACGGCAATTACGGCATCCGCGCCGCGACGACAGCGATGCAGGATACGTTCCGGCGGATCATAGCCGACGGCGGCGTGCAGAATGTCCACAGCGACATCGTGCCGGTCGAAGAAATCTTCCGGCTTCAGAAGATGGACCGGGTCAAGTTAGACGAAAAGCGGTTCCTGAGATAG
- a CDS encoding ABC transporter substrate-binding protein, with amino-acid sequence MLELSLTRRKLITASAAGGLMAMAGVRFTPAQAADRTTLKIGLSGFPPAVEPALYTHTATRRIATQMFDTLLAYDQTPAMALRPALAERWERLDAKSVRLFLRKGVTFHDGGAFTAEDVAFSFSPQHLLGPGMAGKSTAMQTMGSIDRVEIIDSHTVVVHAKNDDALLEKRLASWGSEIVSKRAFEAAGSWDAWTAAPIGAGPYRIVSQSLDVEVKLAAHDAYWGGTPPYAGIYFRIIPEVASRMNALIAGEVDFITDIAPDMFPEIEKHAELEVAGGPVQNIRALNIDTTDPVLNKVGVRRALSLAIDRKALVEALWQNKLLVPNGYQLPSFGEAYIADYPALAYDPDLARKLLSEAGYKGETITYKLLNNYYPNQVAGAQIMIEMWRAVGLNVEIQMMENFAQIEKKPVHAIYDNSNTATIPDPLGFPWRILGPSGENVNAGLWKNEEYFGLGEKLQQTTDPQARRVIIRRMLEIVDRDDPPCVILHGSGQFYGKRKDIAWVPGQTLDLNFGPFNAAYARK; translated from the coding sequence ATGCTCGAACTGAGCCTCACAAGACGCAAGTTGATCACCGCGAGTGCCGCCGGCGGGCTGATGGCGATGGCCGGAGTGCGTTTCACCCCGGCGCAGGCAGCTGATCGCACGACGCTGAAAATCGGCTTGTCAGGCTTCCCCCCAGCCGTCGAACCGGCTCTTTATACGCATACTGCGACACGGCGTATCGCGACGCAGATGTTCGACACACTGCTCGCCTACGACCAGACCCCTGCTATGGCACTGCGACCGGCCCTCGCCGAACGTTGGGAGCGTCTGGACGCAAAATCCGTTCGCCTTTTCCTGCGCAAGGGGGTGACCTTCCATGATGGCGGTGCGTTCACCGCCGAGGACGTCGCCTTCAGCTTCAGCCCACAGCACCTGCTTGGCCCAGGCATGGCAGGCAAGTCGACTGCCATGCAGACGATGGGTTCGATCGACAGGGTCGAGATTATCGACAGCCACACCGTTGTCGTTCATGCGAAAAACGACGACGCTCTTCTGGAAAAGCGACTGGCCTCCTGGGGCTCGGAAATCGTCAGCAAGCGCGCCTTCGAAGCGGCGGGCTCCTGGGATGCTTGGACTGCCGCGCCAATTGGTGCAGGACCCTATCGGATCGTCAGCCAATCTCTTGATGTCGAGGTCAAGCTTGCCGCGCACGACGCCTATTGGGGCGGGACGCCTCCCTACGCCGGCATATATTTCCGGATCATTCCGGAGGTTGCCTCGCGAATGAACGCGCTGATCGCCGGAGAGGTGGATTTCATCACGGACATCGCCCCGGACATGTTCCCCGAGATCGAAAAGCATGCCGAACTCGAAGTCGCTGGCGGACCAGTGCAGAACATCCGAGCGCTGAATATCGATACGACCGACCCGGTGCTGAACAAGGTTGGCGTCCGACGCGCCCTTAGCCTCGCAATCGACCGCAAGGCTCTGGTCGAGGCCTTGTGGCAAAACAAGCTCCTTGTCCCCAATGGCTATCAGCTCCCGAGTTTCGGGGAAGCCTACATCGCGGATTACCCGGCGCTCGCCTACGACCCCGATTTGGCACGCAAGCTCCTGTCCGAAGCCGGTTACAAGGGCGAAACCATCACCTACAAGCTCCTGAACAACTACTATCCGAACCAGGTGGCAGGCGCGCAGATCATGATTGAGATGTGGCGGGCCGTCGGGCTCAACGTCGAGATCCAGATGATGGAGAATTTCGCGCAGATCGAGAAAAAACCAGTTCACGCGATCTACGACAATTCCAATACCGCGACCATTCCCGACCCGCTCGGTTTTCCGTGGCGCATACTCGGACCGTCCGGCGAGAACGTTAATGCTGGCCTCTGGAAAAACGAAGAATATTTCGGCCTTGGCGAGAAACTGCAGCAGACGACCGATCCGCAGGCACGCCGGGTCATCATCAGGCGCATGCTTGAGATCGTCGACCGGGACGATCCGCCTTGCGTAATCCTACACGGTTCCGGTCAGTTCTACGGCAAGCGCAAGGACATCGCCTGGGTGCCCGGCCAGACGCTCGATCTGAACTTCGGCCCATTCAATGCGGCTTACGCGCGCAAATGA
- a CDS encoding ABC transporter ATP-binding protein codes for MTANLLELQNISRNYATRQGLFGKTIPIRAVDDVSLSLQPGETLALVGESGSGKSTTGRIALGLERPNSGQVLFRGAEMPHADTRGWRRLRAHMQMIYQDSLAALDRRLTILDQVREPLDVHEIGAASERNDRALAMLSAVGLNASHASSLPSQISGGQRQRAVLARALVMQPALLVCDEPVSALDVSIQAQVVNLLMDLQKDMDLSLLFISHDLKVVRQVSQRMAVMYLGRIVEVGETNLLLSSPSHPYTKALVSAVPVAGRRTRERIILKGEPPNPAARPTGCAFHPRCPIARAECAQTSPTYSTLSDGRTVACHAVDASPPLKKVGP; via the coding sequence ATGACGGCCAACCTTCTCGAACTTCAGAACATCTCTCGAAACTATGCGACCCGTCAGGGGCTTTTCGGAAAGACAATTCCGATCCGCGCCGTCGACGACGTATCGCTGTCGCTGCAACCAGGTGAGACGCTGGCACTCGTCGGCGAATCCGGCTCGGGAAAGTCGACCACGGGTCGGATCGCGCTTGGCCTTGAACGGCCGAACAGCGGTCAGGTTCTCTTCCGTGGCGCGGAGATGCCGCACGCAGATACCCGCGGCTGGCGCCGGCTGCGCGCGCACATGCAAATGATCTACCAAGATTCGCTGGCGGCGCTGGATCGCCGCCTGACCATCCTCGATCAGGTACGCGAACCGTTGGACGTCCACGAGATCGGGGCAGCATCCGAGCGCAACGACAGAGCGCTAGCCATGCTCAGCGCCGTTGGCCTCAATGCGAGCCACGCGTCCAGCCTGCCGTCTCAGATTTCGGGGGGCCAGCGTCAGCGTGCTGTTTTAGCACGGGCGCTCGTCATGCAACCTGCCTTGCTGGTCTGTGACGAACCGGTCTCGGCCCTCGACGTGTCCATCCAGGCGCAAGTCGTAAACCTGCTCATGGACCTGCAAAAAGACATGGACCTGAGCCTCCTCTTCATCAGCCACGACCTGAAGGTCGTTCGCCAGGTCAGCCAGCGCATGGCCGTGATGTATCTCGGCCGCATCGTCGAGGTCGGCGAGACAAATCTCCTCCTATCGAGCCCATCGCACCCCTATACCAAGGCGCTGGTCTCGGCGGTTCCCGTTGCGGGCCGACGCACCCGCGAGCGCATCATCCTCAAGGGCGAGCCGCCGAACCCGGCGGCACGTCCGACCGGATGCGCCTTCCACCCGCGCTGTCCGATCGCGCGTGCGGAATGCGCGCAGACCTCTCCCACATACTCAACCCTGTCGGACGGACGGACTGTCGCCTGCCATGCAGTCGATGCCAGCCCACCGCTTAAGAAGGTTGGCCCCTGA
- a CDS encoding LysR family transcriptional regulator gives MADENELSLNAVRAFVQVARDNSVTRASKTLGITQSSVSRHLAVLEEYFGAKLIERRGRQSQLTDFGRLFADAVAEPLDTILFTAKRMRRNGRKDANRLVVRTSLATFAYTVLIPNLREFSKEMGGVTVDVISSLSAPASTDSFDVLLTRDLMLSEPGDRWDVYDEQLVCVGAPDCVAGRGLKALRNTPVIAVTSRPDILPTWLRGLDLKTADITSGARYDHHYLALPAVTTGHSLLVTPHIVVADLIRQGLLEVLAGSRAPSGMQYRAYAIDRSSNPDVARAFCRWLTRLCRKMTEEDVAGR, from the coding sequence TTGGCTGACGAGAACGAATTGTCCCTGAACGCGGTGCGCGCCTTCGTGCAGGTGGCGCGAGATAACAGCGTCACCCGCGCGTCGAAGACGCTTGGCATCACGCAGAGTTCGGTCAGCCGCCATCTTGCGGTGCTGGAGGAATATTTCGGGGCAAAGCTGATCGAACGGCGCGGTCGCCAGAGCCAGTTGACCGACTTCGGGCGGCTCTTCGCCGACGCCGTGGCCGAACCGCTCGACACCATCCTGTTCACCGCCAAGCGGATGCGCCGCAACGGCAGGAAGGACGCCAACCGCCTGGTCGTGCGCACATCGCTCGCGACGTTCGCCTATACGGTTCTCATTCCGAACTTGCGCGAATTTTCCAAGGAAATGGGCGGCGTGACCGTCGATGTCATCAGTTCCCTTTCTGCCCCCGCTTCGACAGACAGTTTCGACGTGCTGCTCACCCGCGACCTGATGCTGAGCGAACCGGGGGATCGTTGGGACGTCTACGATGAGCAACTGGTATGCGTCGGCGCGCCAGACTGTGTCGCCGGACGCGGACTCAAGGCCTTGCGCAACACCCCCGTCATCGCCGTCACCTCCCGCCCCGATATTCTGCCCACCTGGCTGCGCGGCCTCGACCTGAAAACCGCCGACATCACGTCCGGTGCGCGCTACGACCACCACTATCTTGCCCTCCCAGCGGTCACGACCGGACATAGCCTGCTTGTGACGCCGCATATCGTGGTTGCGGACCTGATCCGGCAAGGTCTTCTGGAGGTTCTTGCCGGCTCGCGCGCACCGAGCGGCATGCAATATCGTGCTTACGCGATTGACCGCAGCAGCAATCCGGATGTCGCTCGCGCCTTCTGCCGCTGGCTCACCCGACTTTGCCGGAAGATGACGGAGGAAGACGTCGCGGGCAGATAG
- a CDS encoding ABC transporter ATP-binding protein, with protein MLSIEALTVDFKGVRVLQGIDLTLARGEALGIVGESGSGKSVTWLAALGLLPKTAVVGGSVRLDGKQLLRAVPSDLDRIRGGRVGMIFQDPSSALNPVLRIGRQIGEVLTRHQGVSGSGIRAETKRLFDLVGLPDAARRFDAYPHELSGGQNQRVMIAMALAGKPDVLVADEPTTALDATIQAQILDLLTTIRRETGMALVLISHDLGVVSETCDRIVVMYAGRVVEIAPSDSIFANPHHPYTQGLLAALPPFEGALHRLVPIEGQVPDPANMPPGCPFAPRCRQRSEACETAAPQLMATEAGRFSACISGPAVRNGHIQTPSESMLV; from the coding sequence TTGCTCTCGATCGAAGCCCTGACAGTCGACTTCAAAGGTGTACGGGTTCTTCAAGGAATCGACCTCACGCTTGCGCGGGGCGAGGCGCTCGGTATCGTCGGCGAGTCAGGCAGCGGCAAATCCGTGACCTGGCTTGCCGCTCTGGGGCTCCTGCCGAAGACGGCCGTGGTGGGAGGAAGCGTTCGCCTCGACGGAAAACAACTGCTGAGGGCAGTCCCGTCCGACCTCGACAGAATTCGGGGCGGGCGCGTCGGAATGATCTTCCAGGATCCGTCAAGCGCACTTAATCCAGTGCTGCGGATCGGCCGCCAGATCGGTGAAGTTCTCACCCGCCACCAAGGTGTTTCCGGCTCGGGCATCCGGGCAGAGACAAAGCGTCTCTTCGACCTCGTCGGTCTTCCGGACGCGGCCCGTCGGTTCGATGCCTATCCCCATGAACTGTCCGGCGGTCAGAACCAACGGGTGATGATCGCCATGGCGCTTGCCGGAAAACCGGACGTTCTGGTTGCCGACGAACCAACGACCGCGCTCGACGCCACGATCCAGGCACAGATACTCGACCTTCTGACGACCATCCGGCGTGAGACCGGAATGGCTCTTGTTTTGATCAGCCACGATCTCGGGGTCGTTTCAGAGACCTGCGACCGCATTGTCGTCATGTATGCCGGCCGCGTCGTCGAGATAGCACCGTCGGATTCGATCTTCGCTAATCCGCACCATCCCTATACCCAAGGTCTGCTGGCGGCCTTGCCGCCCTTCGAGGGTGCATTGCATCGGCTTGTTCCGATCGAAGGGCAGGTGCCGGATCCGGCAAACATGCCTCCGGGATGCCCGTTCGCACCCAGATGTCGCCAGCGCTCCGAGGCTTGCGAGACAGCCGCTCCGCAACTCATGGCAACCGAAGCTGGACGCTTCTCAGCCTGTATTTCTGGTCCGGCGGTGAGAAACGGGCACATCCAAACGCCGAGCGAAAGCATGCTCGTATGA
- a CDS encoding ABC transporter permease, protein MFRYFAIRILRAFLTVALVVTFAFIVLRLSGDPARSIMGDDASPEAMAAFRQGWGLDQPLWIQYLKYFAAIFEGDLGRSMRSGGPALDVVLARIPATLMLTLPALVLKLAIGIPAGIYAALHRDSAIDRAVMVTAVAGYTVPNFVLGLVLVQLLAIWVAWLPTGGTGGLQHLVLPIITLGVGGAAVLARFVRSAMLEVLGQPYVRTASAKGIPWAAVVRGHALPNAAIPTVTIVGFMVGNLIAGSVVVESVFSWPGVGNLLVVSVAARDLAVVQCILLLVAVAMVLSNLVVDFLYGFLDPRLANANSAGGH, encoded by the coding sequence ATGTTTCGATATTTTGCCATCCGTATCCTGCGCGCCTTCCTGACGGTCGCGCTGGTCGTTACGTTCGCCTTCATTGTGCTCCGGCTTTCCGGCGATCCTGCCCGCAGCATTATGGGCGATGACGCGTCACCCGAGGCCATGGCCGCCTTTCGGCAGGGATGGGGACTCGATCAGCCGCTGTGGATTCAATACCTCAAGTATTTCGCGGCGATCTTCGAGGGCGATCTTGGTCGGTCGATGCGCAGCGGCGGACCCGCTCTCGATGTTGTCCTCGCCCGTATCCCGGCAACGCTCATGCTCACCCTGCCAGCGCTCGTTTTGAAATTGGCGATCGGCATTCCCGCCGGCATCTACGCCGCCTTGCATCGGGACAGCGCCATTGACCGCGCCGTCATGGTGACCGCGGTCGCGGGTTATACCGTGCCAAATTTCGTGCTTGGCCTGGTTTTGGTTCAACTGCTCGCCATCTGGGTTGCGTGGCTGCCGACCGGCGGCACGGGCGGGCTGCAGCATCTCGTCCTACCGATCATCACGCTCGGCGTCGGCGGCGCCGCCGTGCTCGCCCGCTTCGTTCGAAGCGCAATGCTCGAGGTGCTGGGACAGCCCTACGTGCGGACTGCCAGTGCCAAGGGAATTCCCTGGGCCGCGGTCGTGCGCGGTCACGCACTGCCGAACGCCGCAATCCCCACGGTAACCATTGTCGGCTTCATGGTCGGCAATCTGATCGCCGGTTCGGTTGTCGTCGAGAGCGTATTTTCCTGGCCAGGTGTCGGTAACCTGCTGGTGGTGTCTGTGGCGGCGCGAGATCTCGCCGTCGTTCAATGCATTTTGCTGCTGGTCGCCGTCGCAATGGTGCTTTCGAACCTCGTCGTCGATTTCCTCTACGGCTTCCTCGATCCGCGCTTGGCCAACGCCAACTCGGCTGGAGGGCACTGA